A genomic segment from Paenibacillus sp. FSL K6-1096 encodes:
- a CDS encoding GrpB family protein — MLEIAGDLIIGSEHVGSTSIEGLWAKPVIDIDLVMESYDKLPEIIRRLESFGYEHQGNLGIEGREAFRSKHDDSFMKYHLYVCPQDGKGYLEHIAFRDYLRAHPSARDEYQAVKQQLAGQHRYDIDAYCEGKTAFVRSILQKAAEE; from the coding sequence ATGCTTGAAATTGCCGGTGACCTGATTATCGGCTCGGAGCATGTTGGCAGCACCTCTATTGAGGGTTTATGGGCCAAGCCGGTCATTGATATTGATCTGGTGATGGAGAGCTATGATAAGCTTCCGGAGATCATCCGCAGACTAGAGTCGTTCGGCTATGAGCATCAGGGCAATCTGGGCATTGAGGGCAGGGAGGCCTTCAGGAGCAAGCACGACGACAGCTTCATGAAGTATCACCTCTACGTATGCCCGCAGGACGGCAAAGGCTACCTGGAGCATATCGCGTTCCGGGACTATCTGCGCGCCCATCCGTCTGCACGTGACGAGTATCAGGCGGTCAAGCAGCAGCTCGCTGGGCAGCACCGCTACGATATCGATGCGTATTGTGAGGGTAAGACTGCGTTCGTGCGGTCCATTCTGCAGAAGGCGGCAGAAGAATAA
- the murI gene encoding glutamate racemase codes for MTIGFFDSGIGGLTVLHQVLKLMPQEDYLFYADTDHVPYGEKTKEEVRAYILQAVEFIARQDITALVIACNTATSIVIEELRSRYTFPVLGIEPAVKPAVEQSEGQQQRVLVLATRLTLQEKKYHDLVHRIDPGERVDSLPLPGLVQYAEQFEFREEKIIPYLQKELAHLNLARYSTVVLGCTHFPYFEDSLRKVFPPGVKFISGSRGTARHLKQLLGTKGEINQGTGNIRYYRSGVEVDDSALLSKYDGLFKRLDVMEAAAADIPDRSSEGEFI; via the coding sequence ATGACGATAGGATTTTTTGACTCGGGCATTGGCGGGTTAACTGTGCTGCATCAGGTGCTGAAGCTTATGCCGCAAGAGGATTATCTCTTCTATGCAGATACCGACCATGTTCCCTATGGCGAGAAAACAAAAGAGGAAGTCAGAGCATATATCCTGCAAGCGGTGGAATTCATTGCCCGGCAGGATATCACAGCCCTGGTCATCGCTTGTAATACAGCTACCAGTATCGTAATCGAGGAGCTTAGAAGCCGCTATACCTTCCCTGTGCTCGGGATCGAGCCGGCCGTGAAGCCTGCGGTTGAACAATCCGAGGGCCAGCAGCAAAGAGTGCTAGTGTTAGCTACCCGCCTGACGCTGCAGGAGAAGAAATATCATGATCTGGTCCACCGCATAGACCCTGGTGAGCGGGTGGATAGTCTGCCGCTGCCCGGGCTGGTCCAGTATGCCGAGCAGTTTGAGTTCCGTGAAGAGAAGATTATCCCTTATCTCCAGAAGGAGCTGGCTCACCTGAACCTTGCGCGCTACAGCACCGTGGTCCTCGGCTGCACTCATTTCCCCTACTTCGAGGATAGCCTGCGGAAGGTATTTCCGCCCGGGGTGAAGTTCATCTCCGGCAGCCGCGGCACGGCCAGACACCTGAAGCAGCTCCTTGGAACCAAAGGTGAGATCAACCAGGGTACAGGCAATATACGCTACTACAGATCAGGTGTTGAGGTAGACGATTCCGCGTTATTATCTAAGTATGACGGCCTGTTCAAGCGGCTGGATGTAATGGAAGCAGCAGCGGCTGACATACCGGACCGCAGCTCTGAGGGGGAGTTCATATGA
- a CDS encoding GNAT family N-acetyltransferase, whose protein sequence is MSHYEAMMGRLRQNPLKNITLLKMLTAYHAQIDSVLIEQEQDWGVLLLMRAGTFGYDQRTYPEADTVVLMDYSSPEVFPALLERLPREAKLVFKLQEQAYRQALEPYFTLRRVRSLYSYSTDGGPGFRVDEDCILSESVDERLLPLWMANDYTMEELRHYFEEGAFSVSLFDGDTPLSTCIVYRNEERVWEIGAVHTAEEARQRGLAQRVVRTAVVHTLDRGYIPRYQVLESNLASIRLAESIGLTRAVTLEHWLNY, encoded by the coding sequence ATGAGTCACTACGAAGCCATGATGGGAAGATTACGCCAGAATCCGCTGAAGAATATCACGCTGCTCAAAATGTTAACTGCCTATCATGCGCAGATTGATAGCGTACTAATTGAACAAGAGCAGGACTGGGGCGTGCTGCTGCTCATGCGTGCCGGAACCTTCGGCTACGATCAACGGACCTATCCCGAAGCAGATACGGTTGTCCTTATGGATTACAGCAGTCCTGAAGTCTTCCCCGCTCTGCTGGAGCGCCTGCCCAGAGAGGCGAAGCTGGTCTTCAAGCTGCAGGAGCAGGCGTACCGGCAGGCGCTGGAGCCTTATTTCACGCTGCGCCGGGTCCGTAGCCTCTACTCCTATTCCACGGACGGCGGTCCGGGCTTCCGCGTGGATGAGGATTGCATCCTCAGTGAGTCTGTCGATGAACGGCTGCTGCCGCTGTGGATGGCGAACGACTATACAATGGAAGAGCTAAGGCATTATTTCGAGGAAGGGGCTTTTTCGGTCTCCTTATTTGACGGGGATACGCCCCTCAGTACATGTATCGTGTACCGCAATGAGGAGCGCGTCTGGGAGATTGGTGCCGTCCATACCGCTGAAGAAGCCCGACAACGCGGACTGGCGCAGCGCGTCGTCCGGACAGCGGTAGTCCACACTCTGGACAGGGGCTATATTCCCCGCTATCAGGTACTGGAGAGTAATCTCGCTTCCATCCGCCTGGCCGAGTCCATCGGGCTTACCCGTGCAGTCACGCTGGAGCACTGGCTTAATTATTGA
- a CDS encoding response regulator, translated as MNILIADDERVIREGVRRTIRQICPEHQVFVAERAEEAVKIMEEQHIHIVLTDILMPGMNGLEFMKISKRRYPYVKWIVISAHSEFSYAQEAVRLGARDYLLKPIGKTKLTELIGSLTTEIRHDHQLSQQGERLKASLRFLREGVFQRLASGLDTGNLELTPFIEDYGQFYLVMVQLEPGERSVRLEHFIVENVLSELIEQHGRGFVVSYDRQHLLGLITPGENVRVELFLAEVKKHLSQVLRIPFQIIHSGLSCDFHEVPQIVKRMREASAFQSLPLAPAKGSGEKAIEVALQYIKEHFHEELSLERIASVVFLNPAYFSQLFKLKTGQGYKEYVTSLRLEQAKLLLLNPGLRLADIAERVGYQDMRHFTQMFRKKYGLTPTEYRQQENISILMSKGITPPQ; from the coding sequence ATGAATATTCTGATCGCCGATGACGAGCGGGTCATCCGTGAAGGGGTCCGGCGCACGATCCGCCAGATCTGCCCGGAGCATCAGGTCTTCGTGGCCGAGCGGGCCGAAGAAGCGGTGAAGATTATGGAAGAGCAGCACATCCATATCGTGCTGACCGATATTCTGATGCCGGGCATGAACGGCCTTGAATTCATGAAGATTTCAAAGCGCCGGTATCCGTATGTGAAATGGATCGTTATTTCCGCCCACAGCGAATTCTCGTATGCCCAGGAGGCGGTGCGGCTGGGGGCGCGGGACTACCTGCTGAAGCCGATCGGCAAAACCAAGCTGACCGAGCTGATCGGCAGCCTCACCACAGAGATCCGGCATGACCACCAGCTGTCGCAGCAGGGTGAACGGCTGAAGGCCAGCCTGCGCTTCCTCCGCGAAGGGGTATTCCAGCGGCTGGCCTCGGGCCTGGATACGGGGAATCTGGAGCTAACGCCTTTTATTGAAGATTACGGCCAGTTCTATCTGGTCATGGTACAGCTGGAGCCCGGGGAGCGAAGTGTCCGGCTGGAGCATTTCATCGTTGAGAATGTCCTCTCCGAGCTGATCGAGCAGCATGGGCGGGGCTTCGTGGTCAGCTATGACCGGCAGCATCTGCTGGGCCTCATCACGCCGGGCGAGAACGTCCGGGTAGAGCTGTTCCTGGCGGAGGTGAAGAAGCATCTGTCGCAGGTTTTGCGGATTCCTTTTCAGATTATCCATTCCGGGCTTAGCTGTGACTTCCATGAGGTGCCGCAGATTGTGAAGCGGATGCGGGAGGCTTCGGCGTTCCAGTCGCTGCCGCTTGCTCCGGCGAAGGGGAGCGGGGAGAAGGCGATTGAGGTGGCGCTGCAGTATATTAAGGAGCATTTCCATGAGGAGCTGTCGCTGGAGAGGATCGCCTCAGTGGTGTTTCTGAATCCGGCCTATTTCAGCCAGCTGTTCAAGCTTAAGACCGGACAGGGGTACAAGGAATATGTCACCTCGCTCCGGCTGGAGCAGGCGAAGCTGCTGCTGCTCAATCCCGGGCTGAGGCTGGCGGACATCGCAGAGCGGGTAGGGTATCAGGACATGCGCCATTTCACCCAGATGTTCCGCAAGAAATACGGGCTTACCCCGACAGAGTACCGCCAGCAGGAGAATATCAGCATTCTGATGAGCAAGGGAATAACACCGCCTCAATAA
- a CDS encoding sensor histidine kinase: MKIGFHSIHHRLFLLFLFCMSSILLIVSLLYYNRTTDQLHEKISELSRKNVAQTAGLFTLLYKGYDALSKSLSNNFEMIRLINEKTDGPAVAYINEQTVTNIIGSIFYSRDDLVGIHVITDKGKIYNYGNSMNVVDPEYRQEDWYRQLQASSGKMVWLGVYAHSLIDQVEDSPVFAFGRQLYDLNEHKPIGIVLYETDPQPVLEALENLKLGAHSQVYLMSPDGRFVTSATDPQPDAAALPKLPADEDVMVQQKGGQLVIASKLSFSGWWIMSITPDKDLNVELVEMKRYLLIVISALILVSTLIASVVSQTISSPLKKLIREMRQVEVGNFRGLVNVSSYQEINILVASFNRMVRRIEELIERVKLASVSEKNAELHALQSQVNPHFLYNTLDMIYWMLDEEGNEQLGELVLSLSSMFRYSSQWEDGADVSLREELEQMGHYLKIISIRLEGRLQIITNVDERWLTIRVPKMTVQPVIENAVKHGLESLGRQGILKVYTREEGRMLKLIVEDNGTGMDAEQLSRLQASLAGDSAGMSGKSGIGLQNLHRRLQFMFGEEYGLQIESFPGEGTRVAIVLPVPAEGGQP, translated from the coding sequence ATGAAGATCGGCTTTCATTCCATTCATCATCGGTTGTTCTTGCTGTTTCTTTTTTGCATGTCCAGTATTCTGCTTATCGTCAGCCTGCTGTACTATAACCGGACTACGGATCAGCTGCATGAGAAGATCAGCGAGTTATCACGCAAGAATGTCGCCCAGACCGCAGGCTTGTTTACGCTGCTCTATAAGGGGTATGACGCTTTGTCCAAATCGCTCAGCAATAACTTTGAGATGATCCGCCTGATTAACGAGAAGACGGACGGACCCGCGGTGGCGTATATCAATGAGCAGACGGTGACGAATATTATCGGCTCGATTTTTTATTCGCGGGACGATCTGGTTGGCATCCATGTGATCACGGACAAGGGTAAGATTTATAATTACGGCAATTCCATGAATGTGGTGGACCCGGAGTATAGGCAGGAGGACTGGTACCGGCAGCTTCAGGCATCTTCGGGCAAAATGGTCTGGCTCGGCGTGTACGCACACTCCCTGATCGACCAGGTGGAGGACAGTCCGGTCTTCGCCTTCGGGCGGCAGCTCTATGATCTGAATGAGCATAAGCCGATTGGCATCGTGCTGTATGAGACCGACCCGCAGCCGGTGCTGGAGGCTCTGGAGAATCTGAAGCTTGGCGCGCATAGCCAGGTCTACCTGATGTCCCCCGACGGACGTTTCGTCACCTCGGCAACGGACCCGCAGCCGGACGCCGCAGCCTTGCCGAAGCTTCCCGCTGATGAGGATGTGATGGTTCAGCAGAAGGGCGGACAGCTGGTTATAGCCTCGAAGCTAAGCTTCTCGGGCTGGTGGATCATGAGTATTACCCCGGACAAGGATCTGAACGTGGAGCTAGTGGAGATGAAGCGGTATCTGCTGATCGTCATCTCGGCGCTGATCCTGGTCTCCACGCTGATTGCTTCGGTTGTGTCGCAGACCATCTCCTCGCCGCTGAAGAAGCTGATCCGCGAGATGCGGCAGGTGGAGGTCGGGAATTTCCGCGGGCTGGTCAACGTATCCTCTTATCAGGAGATCAATATTCTGGTCGCTTCCTTCAACCGGATGGTCCGGCGGATCGAGGAGCTGATTGAGCGGGTTAAGCTCGCCTCGGTCAGCGAGAAGAATGCGGAGCTGCATGCTTTGCAGTCCCAGGTGAACCCGCATTTTCTCTACAACACGCTGGATATGATCTACTGGATGCTGGATGAGGAGGGCAATGAGCAGCTCGGTGAGCTGGTGCTCTCCCTGTCCTCGATGTTCCGTTACAGCAGCCAGTGGGAGGACGGAGCGGATGTCAGCCTGCGCGAAGAGCTGGAGCAGATGGGGCATTATCTGAAAATCATCTCCATCCGGCTGGAGGGGCGGCTGCAGATCATTACGAATGTGGATGAACGCTGGCTGACGATCCGGGTGCCGAAGATGACCGTCCAGCCGGTAATTGAGAATGCCGTCAAGCACGGGCTGGAATCCTTAGGCCGCCAGGGCATTCTGAAGGTGTATACCCGTGAGGAAGGCCGGATGCTGAAGCTGATTGTCGAGGATAACGGAACCGGGATGGATGCAGAGCAGCTTAGCCGGCTGCAGGCATCGCTGGCCGGGGACAGTGCGGGTATGAGCGGTAAAAGCGGAATCGGGCTGCAGAACCTGCACCGCCGCCTGCAGTTCATGTTCGGGGAAGAATACGGCCTGCAGATCGAGAGCTTCCCCGGCGAAGGCACCCGGGTGGCCATTGTGCTGCCGGTTCCAGCAGAAGGAGGACAGCCTTAA
- a CDS encoding carbohydrate ABC transporter permease, with amino-acid sequence MRKLKKGIVYLLFAIPVITQLYPLLWLLLYSLKTNEEILDGSFFSLPHKLQWHNYYEAYTSGSYLKYLSNSVFVTGVTMLCVIILASMTAYAISRFRWRYGNVVMTIFLMGMMIPMQATLLPLMIIFKNMTILNTHLSLILPYIAFSTPIAVFILSGFMRAIPHEIEESAFIDGASVYRIFRSIILPVSVPPVMTVCILTFINIWNEYILAATFISSEKLKTLPFGVYTFVSQYSVNYGNIGAFLVMGALPVILIYFFLSNQITKGMVAGAVKG; translated from the coding sequence ATGCGTAAGCTCAAAAAAGGAATCGTGTATCTTCTTTTTGCCATTCCTGTGATCACCCAGCTCTACCCGCTGCTGTGGCTGCTGTTATATTCACTGAAGACCAATGAGGAGATTCTGGATGGAAGCTTCTTTTCCCTGCCCCATAAATTGCAGTGGCATAACTACTATGAGGCTTACACCTCGGGCAGTTATCTGAAGTATCTCTCGAATAGTGTGTTCGTTACCGGAGTTACGATGCTTTGTGTCATCATCCTGGCCTCAATGACGGCCTATGCCATCTCCCGGTTCCGCTGGAGGTACGGCAATGTGGTGATGACCATTTTCCTGATGGGGATGATGATCCCGATGCAGGCCACGCTGCTGCCGCTGATGATTATTTTCAAAAATATGACGATCCTCAACACTCACCTGTCGCTGATTCTGCCGTACATCGCGTTCTCAACTCCCATTGCCGTGTTCATCTTGAGCGGCTTCATGCGAGCCATTCCACATGAGATCGAAGAATCGGCGTTCATCGACGGGGCAAGCGTGTACCGGATCTTCCGCAGCATCATTCTGCCGGTGTCGGTGCCGCCGGTCATGACCGTGTGCATCCTGACCTTCATTAATATCTGGAACGAGTATATTCTGGCCGCTACGTTCATCTCCTCGGAGAAGCTGAAGACCCTGCCGTTCGGCGTCTACACCTTCGTCAGCCAGTATTCGGTCAACTATGGCAATATCGGGGCCTTCCTGGTGATGGGTGCGCTGCCGGTGATTCTGATCTACTTTTTCCTGTCAAATCAGATTACCAAAGGGATGGTGGCCGGAGCGGTTAAGGGGTAA
- a CDS encoding sugar ABC transporter permease, translating to MKVLKVPARTIAAFIVPCLLLYVCLVFVPILVSFFTGLLKWDGLTSSQFVGFGNFKEMFWHDPVFWPSVRRTLLYAVASMLEIPLCLGMAILLNRYVRKGNTLVSIYFTPVILSVVIIGQLWKTIYNPTSMGGMLNGVFVSLGLESWTHNWLTEPAIAMYALYLVSLWQYFGYHLLIQYTGVQNIPDELYEAAKIDGADGFKADRYITLPLIVPIFKISIILAFIGSLQAFDLVMVMTGGGPAHATDVISTHMYNSSFLSFKYGYGSAIATFLVVVCLLFTGVINTIFNRLERKFN from the coding sequence ATGAAAGTTCTTAAGGTGCCGGCACGCACAATCGCTGCCTTCATAGTGCCATGTCTGCTTTTGTACGTGTGCCTGGTATTCGTTCCGATCCTGGTTTCGTTCTTTACAGGCTTGCTGAAATGGGACGGCTTGACTTCTTCGCAGTTTGTTGGCTTCGGCAATTTCAAGGAGATGTTCTGGCATGATCCGGTGTTCTGGCCCTCTGTACGGAGAACTCTGCTGTATGCTGTCGCCTCGATGCTGGAGATTCCGCTCTGTCTGGGCATGGCTATTCTGCTGAACCGCTATGTGCGCAAGGGAAACACACTGGTGTCGATCTACTTCACGCCGGTTATTCTGTCAGTCGTCATTATCGGACAACTCTGGAAAACGATCTACAATCCCACCTCCATGGGAGGAATGCTGAACGGTGTGTTCGTCTCCCTGGGCCTGGAGAGCTGGACCCATAACTGGCTGACCGAGCCTGCTATCGCCATGTATGCTCTGTATCTGGTATCCCTGTGGCAATACTTCGGCTACCATCTGCTGATCCAATATACCGGCGTACAGAACATTCCCGACGAGCTCTATGAAGCGGCCAAAATCGACGGGGCAGACGGCTTCAAGGCCGACCGCTATATTACGCTTCCGCTGATCGTGCCTATTTTCAAAATATCGATCATTCTGGCCTTTATCGGTTCACTACAGGCGTTTGATCTGGTCATGGTTATGACCGGGGGAGGACCCGCACATGCTACGGATGTTATCTCCACCCATATGTACAACAGCTCGTTCCTGTCCTTCAAATACGGCTACGGCAGCGCGATTGCCACGTTCCTGGTCGTGGTCTGTCTGCTCTTCACCGGGGTCATCAACACGATCTTCAACCGGCTGGAGCGCAAATTCAACTAG
- a CDS encoding extracellular solute-binding protein — protein sequence MVNRKMKQTATIALTAVMALSLAACGNSNSNTGADKKDNAAPNAATGSGNSTATNAPSDKKVTLTFQNIYPDPATPNYKMIRELTDAYMKEHPNVTIELDTLNTDQQKVKLKTQAASKEVPDITIVNPAAQMKPFVDAGLLAPLNDMLDQNGLKDTYQKGLLDYYSFDNNVYAIPDGNNIEVVYYNKDLFAQAGIAAPPTTFEEMLQDVKILKDKGITPLAIGEKDSWTGSFLFMNILLRTNGGPGFLQDVIDGKKTFEDPAFIEAVDAFQALVQAGAFPDGATSIDATAGGNIFRTGKAAMWCIGSWETGAIDASPVAGKVGAFQFPTVNGKGDPNEFMLAPGSAFAISANSEHLQEAKDFLNFFGTQYPKKQFELKNAVGIGQKVDGDLKAAGYSDLAVNIAGLFNQVKGGDLAFDNTMNPATAQVHLSSIQNLFVQKMDSAAVAKEHQAAFEANK from the coding sequence ATGGTTAACAGAAAAATGAAGCAGACAGCCACCATCGCACTCACAGCAGTGATGGCGCTAAGCCTTGCCGCATGCGGGAACTCGAACAGCAACACAGGCGCGGATAAGAAGGACAACGCAGCACCGAACGCGGCCACCGGCAGCGGGAATTCAACAGCGACAAACGCGCCCAGCGACAAAAAGGTAACGCTTACTTTTCAGAACATCTATCCTGACCCGGCGACACCCAACTACAAAATGATCCGTGAGCTGACCGACGCGTACATGAAGGAGCATCCGAATGTCACAATTGAGCTGGATACGCTGAACACCGACCAGCAGAAGGTGAAGCTGAAGACCCAGGCAGCGTCCAAGGAAGTGCCGGACATCACCATCGTCAACCCGGCGGCCCAGATGAAGCCGTTCGTCGATGCCGGTCTGCTCGCTCCGCTGAACGACATGCTTGATCAGAATGGTCTGAAGGACACCTACCAGAAGGGCTTGCTGGATTATTACAGCTTCGACAATAATGTATACGCTATCCCGGACGGCAACAACATCGAAGTGGTGTACTACAACAAAGATCTGTTCGCCCAGGCCGGAATCGCCGCTCCGCCAACGACGTTCGAGGAGATGCTGCAGGATGTCAAGATCCTGAAGGATAAAGGCATTACGCCGCTGGCCATCGGCGAGAAGGATTCCTGGACCGGTTCGTTCCTGTTCATGAACATTCTGCTCCGCACCAACGGCGGCCCGGGCTTCCTACAGGATGTCATTGACGGCAAAAAGACATTCGAGGACCCGGCCTTCATCGAAGCGGTAGATGCCTTCCAGGCGCTGGTTCAGGCAGGCGCATTCCCGGATGGCGCAACCTCGATTGATGCTACAGCCGGCGGCAACATCTTCAGAACAGGCAAAGCGGCCATGTGGTGCATCGGCTCTTGGGAGACCGGCGCGATCGACGCATCCCCTGTGGCGGGTAAGGTTGGGGCCTTCCAGTTCCCGACCGTGAACGGCAAGGGCGACCCCAACGAATTCATGCTGGCCCCCGGCAGTGCCTTCGCTATATCGGCGAACAGCGAGCATCTGCAGGAAGCCAAGGATTTCCTCAACTTCTTCGGTACCCAATATCCCAAGAAACAGTTTGAGCTGAAGAATGCGGTAGGGATCGGCCAAAAGGTAGACGGAGACCTCAAGGCGGCCGGTTACTCTGATCTGGCGGTTAACATTGCCGGACTGTTCAACCAGGTGAAGGGCGGAGACCTGGCCTTCGATAACACGATGAATCCGGCCACAGCCCAGGTCCATCTCAGCAGCATTCAGAACCTGTTCGTGCAGAAGATGGATTCCGCTGCAGTAGCGAAGGAGCATCAGGCTGCTTTTGAAGCTAATAAATAA
- a CDS encoding GNAT family N-acetyltransferase — protein MNSAPLARLATATDAEALSRLNQEFNGGAPRPPAKIIEHLHTNRNEIIAVAELNGAIVGFGCAQSLYSFCYDEPYGEITELYVQEAARRQGVALTIIDCLEKNLRERGVTHIRILTGRRNAAAIQFYEHCHYVKDDEQLLEKTLE, from the coding sequence ATGAACTCCGCTCCACTCGCAAGACTCGCAACTGCAACCGACGCTGAAGCACTGTCCAGACTGAATCAGGAATTTAACGGCGGCGCACCAAGGCCTCCAGCGAAGATCATTGAGCATTTACATACTAACCGTAACGAGATAATTGCTGTAGCCGAGCTGAACGGTGCTATCGTAGGGTTTGGCTGCGCCCAAAGCCTATACTCCTTCTGCTATGATGAGCCTTACGGTGAAATCACGGAACTCTATGTGCAGGAAGCCGCCAGGAGGCAAGGGGTGGCCCTCACCATTATTGACTGTCTGGAAAAAAATCTCCGGGAACGCGGAGTGACACACATTCGCATTTTAACCGGCAGAAGAAACGCCGCCGCCATTCAATTCTATGAGCATTGCCATTACGTTAAGGACGATGAGCAGCTGCTTGAGAAAACGCTGGAATAA